A section of the Flavobacterium sp. CG_23.5 genome encodes:
- a CDS encoding type IX secretion system membrane protein PorP/SprF, giving the protein MKKTILFVSFLFFITNSSAQQDPQYTQYMYNMNVVNPAYATGMQSMLDIGTMYRTQWVGTVGAPKTLTLFAHMPIDKKIEMGFSLVSDHIGDGAKKEDNFSADFAYVLQLNNSHRLSLGLKAGFTTFKTNFNGFVFESGDASTDLAFSEDVNKTLPNIGVGAFYFTDRYYIGLSAPNLLSSKKIEERSGIYAFGSENIHAFFSGGYVFTLSDSFKLKPAFMSKFVKGAPVTLDISTNLLYNEKFEFGAAYRFGDAVSALMNVKVTPIIRVGYAYDYTISNLGQFNSGTHEIFILFNLDLLSKGYDKSPRFF; this is encoded by the coding sequence ATGAAAAAAACCATACTATTTGTAAGTTTTTTATTTTTTATAACTAATTCCTCAGCACAACAAGACCCGCAATATACTCAATATATGTATAATATGAACGTGGTAAATCCTGCCTATGCTACAGGTATGCAATCAATGTTAGATATAGGTACAATGTATAGAACACAGTGGGTTGGAACGGTTGGTGCTCCAAAAACACTGACTCTTTTTGCACATATGCCAATCGACAAAAAAATAGAAATGGGTTTTTCATTGGTTTCTGATCATATTGGAGATGGTGCAAAAAAAGAAGATAATTTTTCTGCAGATTTTGCATACGTACTTCAATTGAATAATTCACATCGTCTTTCCTTAGGATTAAAAGCTGGCTTTACAACATTTAAAACTAATTTCAATGGGTTTGTATTTGAAAGTGGTGATGCTTCAACAGATCTTGCTTTTTCCGAAGACGTCAATAAAACACTTCCAAATATTGGAGTAGGAGCATTTTATTTTACCGATAGATATTATATAGGTTTATCTGCTCCAAATTTACTTTCTTCAAAAAAAATTGAAGAGCGTTCTGGAATTTATGCATTTGGTTCAGAAAATATCCATGCTTTTTTTAGCGGAGGCTATGTCTTTACGCTGTCAGATTCATTCAAATTAAAACCGGCCTTTATGTCAAAATTCGTGAAAGGAGCACCGGTAACTTTAGATATTTCTACCAACCTGTTGTATAATGAAAAATTTGAGTTTGGTGCAGCTTACAGGTTTGGAGATGCGGTAAGCGCTTTAATGAATGTAAAGGTAACCCCGATAATTAGAGTGGGTTATGCCTATGATTACACGATTTCTAATCTGGGACAGTTTAATTCAGGGACTCATGAAATTTTTATATTATTCAATTTAGATTTATTAAGCAAAGGATATGATAAATCACCGAGGTTCTTCTAA
- a CDS encoding OmpA family protein — MKRVFLILIVFSIQLINAQTQDLQRAKRFFERTFYSEAIPLYENIIQENRSIDVVKNLADCYYYTNDYVNAHKEYRFLITRFNKDLEEEYYFKYSQTLKATGNYEESNALIRVYLSGSNNKQALLDFEKENAELENVSAIGNRFEIKNLAINSVNSEFGAVKEGENVIFSGVKKKSAMFDKTYKWNNEGYLDLVSIPLKNVDSADSIVNDFSKELNTAMHEASAIFTKDGKTIYFTRNNFKKGKRGKNTDKISNLQIFKAEFIDKKWTNIISLPFNSDDYSTEHPALSVDEKTLYFASDMPGTLGSFDIFCVAINGGAFGTPKNLGNKINTNKKEQFPFISKDNKLYFSSNGHAGYGSLDVFVSEIQDNMFSKPMNIGLPVNSGYDDFSFTIDSDSKEGYLSSNRLGGKGGDDIYALKEIKPLLIEDCLQFITGIITDVDSKLPLENALVSLQNDKKVEIQNTMTSQDGKFSFSVACETSYSVFASKENYTKDLKSFKLKKERNKTSDASMSLKTLETIKNEEQIALQQLEKDKQIVAKKETENASIKEKEKIEHIIAKEKDIVKVRDRLLIKTDPIYFDYDLWYIRKESKPILNRVIELMKKYPNMVVEIGSHTDNRGNSNYNMNLSSNRAESTKEYFINEGIATGLAP; from the coding sequence ATGAAAAGAGTATTTCTAATTTTAATTGTATTTTCAATACAGCTTATAAATGCCCAAACTCAGGACTTACAAAGAGCCAAACGCTTTTTTGAACGGACTTTTTACAGCGAAGCAATCCCTTTGTATGAGAATATCATTCAAGAAAATCGCTCTATTGATGTGGTGAAAAACTTGGCGGATTGTTATTATTACACCAATGATTATGTGAATGCACACAAAGAGTATCGTTTTTTGATTACCAGATTCAATAAAGATCTTGAAGAGGAATACTACTTCAAATACTCTCAAACATTGAAAGCAACAGGGAATTACGAAGAATCAAATGCGCTTATCCGAGTTTATCTCTCTGGTTCAAATAACAAACAAGCCTTGCTTGATTTTGAAAAAGAAAATGCTGAACTTGAAAATGTATCAGCAATAGGAAATAGATTCGAAATAAAAAATCTGGCAATAAATTCTGTAAATTCAGAGTTTGGTGCAGTCAAAGAAGGTGAAAATGTGATTTTTTCAGGAGTCAAAAAAAAATCAGCAATGTTTGACAAAACATACAAGTGGAATAATGAAGGCTATCTGGATTTAGTTTCAATTCCTTTAAAAAATGTCGATTCAGCCGATTCAATTGTAAATGATTTTTCAAAAGAGTTGAACACAGCAATGCATGAGGCAAGTGCTATTTTTACAAAAGACGGAAAAACAATTTATTTCACCAGAAATAATTTTAAAAAAGGAAAAAGAGGTAAAAACACAGATAAGATTTCGAACCTTCAAATTTTTAAAGCAGAATTCATAGATAAAAAGTGGACAAATATAATTTCACTACCATTCAATAGTGATGACTATTCTACAGAACATCCCGCGCTGAGTGTTGATGAAAAAACATTGTATTTTGCATCAGATATGCCTGGTACTTTGGGTTCATTTGATATTTTTTGCGTAGCTATAAATGGAGGAGCTTTTGGAACTCCAAAAAATTTAGGGAACAAAATTAATACAAATAAAAAGGAGCAATTTCCTTTTATATCGAAAGACAACAAATTGTATTTTTCTTCTAATGGACATGCAGGTTATGGGTCGTTGGATGTTTTTGTCTCCGAAATACAAGACAATATGTTCTCCAAACCTATGAATATTGGATTGCCTGTAAATTCTGGTTATGACGATTTTTCTTTTACTATTGATTCGGATTCAAAAGAAGGTTATTTATCATCTAACAGATTGGGTGGAAAAGGCGGCGATGACATATACGCACTTAAAGAAATAAAGCCTTTACTAATCGAAGATTGCTTGCAATTTATCACTGGAATCATTACAGATGTGGATTCAAAATTGCCATTAGAGAATGCATTAGTTAGTTTGCAAAATGACAAAAAGGTGGAAATCCAAAACACTATGACTTCACAAGATGGAAAATTCAGTTTTAGCGTTGCTTGTGAAACCAGTTATTCGGTTTTTGCATCCAAAGAAAATTATACAAAGGATTTAAAATCATTTAAACTTAAAAAAGAAAGAAATAAAACTAGTGATGCTTCCATGTCTTTGAAAACCTTGGAAACAATCAAAAACGAAGAGCAAATTGCCCTTCAACAGTTGGAGAAAGACAAGCAAATTGTAGCTAAAAAAGAAACAGAGAATGCATCAATTAAGGAAAAAGAAAAAATAGAACATATTATCGCAAAAGAAAAAGATATTGTAAAAGTTAGAGACCGATTGCTAATTAAGACAGATCCTATCTATTTTGATTATGATTTATGGTATATCCGTAAAGAATCCAAACCAATCTTAAATCGAGTTATAGAGTTAATGAAAAAGTACCCTAATATGGTTGTAGAAATTGGTTCGCATACTGATAATAGAGGCAATAGCAATTATAATATGAATCTTTCTTCTAATAGAGCGGAGTCAACAAAAGAGTATTTTATTAATGAAGGAATTGCCACTGGTTTAGCCCCCTAA
- a CDS encoding DDE-type integrase/transposase/recombinase, with the protein MRGYIFQGLKKEVAFQISAITKHQYYYQNKRTNQGRSPSTTTFYTDKYGQKFEVSNDVIIEEIKQAHQDLDTDYGHRKMETRLQLMGYDINHKKVYRLMKGAQLLKEQHQKPSKTRVKYRKVFPSQPFEVLEMDIKFVWVEEYKMHSYVLTTIDTFTRLVLHWTVAYSIKKEDVKRAWEHIIINHLQPNNCLEKGIHIEVRNDNDSRFSAKMIQNFFKDNYLNQVFTHPYTPQENGHIESFHAILAKKLRPFHFWTIDELEGVLTIFYEKYNNERLHSSVCNLPPNIFLECWNKGLIEQKRDEIKRKITFKLKIPYQQISGNTSLKCSSLQNLEIPPFFVGELNFSEIEMTRPETFLQTSV; encoded by the coding sequence GTGAGAGGCTACATTTTTCAGGGCTTGAAGAAAGAAGTAGCATTTCAAATTTCAGCAATAACCAAGCACCAGTATTATTATCAAAACAAGCGGACTAATCAAGGAAGAAGTCCTTCTACGACGACTTTTTACACTGACAAGTACGGGCAAAAATTTGAAGTTTCAAATGATGTGATTATTGAAGAAATAAAGCAAGCTCATCAAGATCTCGACACAGATTATGGTCATCGGAAAATGGAAACTAGATTACAACTGATGGGTTACGATATTAATCATAAGAAAGTATATCGATTGATGAAAGGCGCACAATTATTGAAGGAACAACATCAAAAGCCTAGTAAAACCAGGGTAAAATACCGTAAGGTTTTTCCAAGTCAGCCCTTTGAAGTTTTGGAAATGGACATTAAATTTGTGTGGGTCGAGGAGTATAAAATGCATAGCTATGTGCTAACAACTATTGACACTTTTACCAGACTTGTTTTGCATTGGACGGTTGCCTATTCCATCAAAAAAGAAGATGTTAAAAGGGCATGGGAACATATTATAATAAATCATTTACAACCAAATAATTGCCTAGAAAAAGGGATTCATATTGAGGTTCGCAATGATAATGACAGTCGATTTTCGGCAAAAATGATTCAAAATTTCTTCAAAGATAACTACCTGAATCAAGTCTTTACACATCCATATACCCCACAGGAAAATGGACATATTGAGAGTTTTCATGCTATTTTAGCAAAAAAACTAAGACCTTTTCATTTTTGGACAATCGATGAATTGGAAGGTGTTTTGACCATTTTTTATGAGAAATACAATAATGAACGTCTACATTCCTCAGTTTGTAATTTACCTCCAAATATCTTTTTAGAATGCTGGAATAAAGGGCTAATCGAACAAAAAAGAGATGAAATAAAACGAAAAATAACATTCAAACTCAAAATCCCATACCAACAAATATCGGGCAATACGAGTCTGAAGTGCAGTTCCTTGCAAAATTTAGAGATTCCGCCTTTTTTTGTGGGTGAACTAAATTTTAGTGAAATCGAAATGACCAGGCCTGAAACATTTCTACAAACATCGGTGTAA
- a CDS encoding transposase — MEKRKFTKEEKLKIIKEASEQGVKPTLEKYSVFPASYYSWKKKMDTMGEEGFAHGMTPAQLKRIRELEKENKLLKEIVIQKELEGKLKDELLKKKFALEKKRNS; from the coding sequence ATGGAAAAGAGAAAATTTACCAAAGAAGAGAAGCTAAAGATCATAAAGGAAGCTTCAGAACAAGGTGTTAAACCTACATTAGAGAAATATTCGGTATTTCCTGCGAGTTATTACTCATGGAAGAAGAAGATGGATACTATGGGCGAAGAGGGCTTCGCACATGGAATGACCCCCGCGCAGCTTAAACGAATCAGAGAACTGGAAAAAGAAAACAAGCTACTCAAAGAAATTGTTATTCAAAAAGAGCTTGAAGGCAAGTTAAAAGACGAATTGCTAAAAAAGAAATTCGCCTTGGAGAAAAAAAGGAACTCGTGA
- a CDS encoding cation diffusion facilitator family transporter: MEKNSQAIIQDKKSSNHIIQSLLVNVIIVVAKGFAAFMTGSGAMLAETIHSSADCANQVLLLLGMKQSSRPADEQHPFGYGMSVYFWSFMVAMLLFSIGGMFSIYEGIHKYNTPEPVHEIAWGIGILLFAIGLEGYATYSNIVELNRRKGNGGFFSYLRTTKDSDLIVIFGENSAAVIGLFLALTALLASYYTGDSRYDAIGSLAIGIVLILVAIFLAVEVKSLLIGESADSIILETIEAIIEKELHITQLLNCRTIQQGPGEVLVCIKIKCSPDLNTQSISRLINHFENELRSLRPEVKWLYVEPDSEEWK, from the coding sequence ATGGAGAAAAATTCTCAAGCTATTATTCAGGATAAAAAGAGTTCAAATCATATCATTCAAAGCCTTTTAGTAAACGTTATTATTGTAGTTGCTAAGGGATTCGCTGCTTTTATGACTGGATCGGGTGCGATGCTAGCAGAAACTATACATTCTTCTGCAGATTGTGCCAATCAGGTTTTATTGCTTTTAGGCATGAAACAATCCAGTCGACCAGCCGATGAACAACATCCTTTTGGTTACGGAATGTCTGTTTATTTTTGGTCTTTTATGGTGGCTATGCTCCTATTTTCTATTGGAGGAATGTTCTCCATCTACGAAGGAATTCATAAGTATAACACGCCTGAACCCGTTCACGAAATCGCATGGGGAATTGGTATTCTTCTTTTCGCCATAGGATTAGAAGGGTACGCCACCTACTCCAATATAGTGGAACTTAATAGAAGAAAAGGGAATGGCGGTTTCTTTAGTTATTTGCGCACTACAAAAGACAGTGATTTAATTGTGATTTTCGGTGAGAATTCCGCAGCGGTAATTGGTCTTTTTTTAGCTCTTACGGCATTATTAGCTTCCTATTATACTGGTGATAGCCGTTATGATGCCATTGGTTCGCTGGCAATTGGTATTGTTTTAATTTTAGTCGCAATTTTTCTTGCGGTCGAAGTAAAATCACTTTTAATCGGTGAAAGTGCAGATTCAATTATCCTGGAAACGATTGAAGCTATAATCGAAAAAGAACTGCACATTACTCAACTTCTAAATTGCAGGACTATTCAACAAGGTCCAGGGGAAGTTTTAGTCTGTATAAAAATAAAATGTAGTCCTGATCTTAACACGCAATCAATTAGTCGCTTGATAAACCATTTTGAAAATGAACTCAGATCCTTAAGACCTGAAGTAAAATGGCTTTATGTAGAACCGGATTCAGAAGAATGGAAATAA
- a CDS encoding fasciclin domain-containing protein — translation MKTRKILSIALFALVFGATSFAQKSVMVGGAAMYPTKNIIENAVNSKDHTTLVAAVKAAGLVETLQGKGPFTVFAPTNVAFDKLPKGTVETLLKPENMKMLQTILTYHVVAGKMNLTAIAKAIKMGNGKAMLKTVSGGTLTAWMKGKKLYITDENGKSAKVTIANVNQSNGVIHVVNAVLLPKK, via the coding sequence ATGAAAACTAGAAAAATTTTATCGATTGCATTATTTGCATTAGTATTTGGAGCAACTTCTTTCGCTCAAAAAAGTGTTATGGTTGGTGGTGCTGCTATGTATCCAACAAAAAACATTATTGAAAATGCGGTAAACTCAAAAGACCACACCACATTAGTAGCAGCTGTAAAAGCAGCCGGATTAGTTGAAACTTTACAAGGCAAAGGTCCATTCACGGTTTTTGCTCCAACAAATGTTGCTTTTGATAAATTACCAAAAGGAACTGTTGAGACCTTATTGAAACCAGAAAACATGAAAATGTTGCAAACTATTTTAACGTATCACGTTGTTGCTGGAAAAATGAATTTAACTGCAATTGCAAAAGCAATCAAAATGGGGAATGGAAAAGCAATGTTGAAAACAGTTAGCGGTGGAACACTTACTGCATGGATGAAAGGTAAAAAATTATATATTACTGATGAAAATGGAAAATCAGCAAAAGTTACAATTGCAAATGTTAATCAATCAAATGGTGTAATCCATGTTGTAAATGCAGTTTTATTGCCAAAAAAATAA
- the pheT gene encoding phenylalanine--tRNA ligase subunit beta has protein sequence MKISYNWLKQFIKIDWKSEETAALLTDLGLEVEIVEKYQSVKGGLEGIVVGHVLTCIQHPDADRLKITTVDLGDGIPVQIVCGASNVAAGQKVPVATIGTTLYDKDGVAFSIKKGKIRGQESHGMICAEDELGLGESHDGIMVLDDTLKAGTPAATVFKIENDEVFEIGLTPNRADAMSHLGTARDLRAGMLQSGVSVELITPSVSNFRVDKRTLKIDIDVKESKLAPRYCGVTISGITIKPSPEWLQNRLKAIGLNPKNNIIDVTNYVLHELGQPLHAFDASKINGKIIVQTLPAGTKFTTLDDVERTLHEEDLMICDEKGPLCIAGVFGGKKSGVSENTNSIFLESAYFNPVSIRKTAKRHQLNTDASFRFERGIDPTITAYALKRAALLIKEVAGGEITSDMVDMYPKKIEDFSVFVNFSNVNKIIGQEISKDTIKKILVSLDIKVNSVSDAGLGLTIPAYRVDVQREIDVIEEILRVYGYNNINFSKKLNATVSNSPRNEDYKIQNSVATQLNSQGFNEMMANSLTTASYVELSEVLNSAHNVTMLNPLSNDLATMRQSLLFSGLEAISYNINRKNSDLKLFEFGKTYHNLPSGYEERKHLTLFLSGNRNQESWTNAQKPSDFFLFKGYVNAILSRLGIQKTQNLPVTSDVFSEGIAIGFGDEILVELGVVKKSILKSFGIKQEVFFADFNWALVLKMISTKIKYTEIPKYPEVRRDLALLIDQNVTYDSIYSIARQTEKTLLKDINLFDVYEGQNLPEGKKSYALSFIIQDNSKTLTDVQIDKIMNKLQKNFETELGASLR, from the coding sequence ATGAAAATATCTTACAACTGGTTAAAACAATTCATTAAAATTGACTGGAAATCCGAAGAAACAGCAGCGCTACTAACAGATTTAGGTCTTGAAGTAGAAATTGTTGAAAAATACCAATCGGTAAAAGGCGGACTAGAAGGCATTGTTGTAGGACATGTGCTTACCTGTATTCAACATCCCGATGCGGACAGACTAAAAATAACAACAGTTGATTTAGGTGATGGGATTCCAGTTCAAATTGTTTGTGGCGCCAGTAATGTGGCCGCAGGACAAAAAGTACCGGTAGCTACCATTGGTACAACATTATATGATAAAGATGGTGTTGCTTTTTCGATTAAAAAAGGAAAAATACGAGGACAGGAAAGTCACGGAATGATTTGCGCCGAAGATGAATTAGGTCTCGGTGAAAGTCATGATGGAATTATGGTTCTTGACGATACTCTAAAAGCGGGAACTCCTGCCGCGACAGTTTTTAAAATTGAAAATGATGAAGTATTCGAAATTGGGTTGACACCTAATCGTGCCGATGCAATGAGTCATTTAGGGACTGCCCGTGATTTAAGAGCCGGAATGTTACAAAGTGGCGTGAGTGTTGAATTGATCACTCCTTCAGTAAGTAATTTTAGAGTTGATAAAAGAACATTGAAAATTGACATTGATGTAAAAGAGTCTAAACTGGCTCCTAGATATTGTGGTGTCACTATTTCTGGAATTACTATAAAACCGTCACCAGAATGGTTACAAAACCGATTAAAAGCTATTGGATTAAATCCAAAAAATAATATTATTGATGTAACTAATTATGTTTTACACGAATTAGGTCAGCCGTTACACGCTTTTGACGCTTCAAAAATAAACGGAAAAATAATTGTACAAACACTTCCTGCAGGCACTAAATTTACTACACTCGATGATGTTGAAAGAACATTGCACGAAGAAGATTTGATGATTTGCGATGAAAAAGGACCTTTGTGCATTGCAGGAGTTTTTGGAGGAAAAAAATCAGGAGTATCAGAAAACACTAATTCAATTTTCTTAGAAAGTGCCTATTTTAATCCTGTGAGTATTCGTAAAACAGCAAAAAGACATCAATTGAATACTGATGCTTCATTTCGTTTTGAAAGAGGTATTGACCCAACAATTACAGCTTACGCATTGAAACGTGCTGCTTTATTAATTAAAGAAGTGGCAGGCGGAGAAATTACTTCGGATATGGTTGATATGTATCCAAAGAAAATTGAGGATTTTTCAGTTTTTGTAAACTTCAGTAATGTTAATAAAATTATCGGTCAGGAAATATCAAAAGACACTATTAAGAAAATTTTAGTTTCTTTGGACATTAAAGTAAATAGTGTTTCTGATGCCGGATTGGGATTAACTATTCCTGCTTACCGTGTCGATGTTCAAAGAGAAATCGATGTTATTGAAGAAATCCTAAGAGTGTACGGTTATAACAATATTAATTTTTCTAAAAAATTAAATGCTACTGTTTCTAACTCACCAAGAAACGAAGATTATAAAATACAAAATAGTGTTGCCACACAATTGAACTCGCAAGGTTTTAATGAAATGATGGCCAATTCATTGACTACGGCATCGTATGTTGAGCTTTCTGAAGTTTTAAATTCAGCGCACAATGTCACCATGCTTAATCCTTTGAGTAATGATTTGGCAACAATGCGTCAATCCTTATTATTTTCAGGCTTAGAAGCGATTTCATACAATATCAATCGTAAAAATTCCGATTTAAAATTATTTGAATTTGGAAAAACATATCATAATTTGCCTTCAGGTTATGAAGAACGTAAACATTTAACCTTATTTCTTTCTGGAAACAGAAACCAAGAGAGTTGGACAAATGCGCAAAAACCTTCTGATTTCTTTTTATTCAAGGGTTACGTAAACGCTATTCTTTCAAGATTAGGTATTCAAAAAACACAAAATCTACCAGTTACCTCTGATGTATTTTCAGAAGGAATTGCTATTGGTTTTGGTGATGAAATTCTTGTGGAATTAGGTGTGGTAAAAAAATCAATATTGAAAAGTTTTGGAATAAAGCAAGAAGTATTTTTTGCTGATTTCAATTGGGCCTTAGTCCTAAAAATGATTTCAACAAAAATAAAATATACTGAGATTCCTAAATATCCAGAAGTACGTAGAGATTTAGCTTTGTTAATTGATCAAAATGTAACTTATGACAGTATTTATTCAATTGCACGACAAACGGAGAAAACCCTATTGAAAGACATTAATTTATTTGATGTATACGAAGGACAGAATCTTCCGGAAGGTAAAAAATCATATGCGTTAAGCTTTATTATCCAAGACAATTCAAAAACCTTGACGGATGTGCAAATTGATAAAATAATGAACAAATTACAAAAGAATTTTGAAACTGAACTTGGCGCAAGTTTAAGATAG
- a CDS encoding aldehyde dehydrogenase family protein gives MNNVVKRPEFKAKYDNYIGGNFVAPIGGQYFDVVSPIDGKVFTRAAHSTKVDIDLAVDKAHEAFQTWGKTSVTERSNLLNKIAQVMEDNLEYLATVETIDNGKAIRETLAADMPLAIDHFRYFAGVIRAEESSIAELDSQTVSIALSEPLGVIAQIIPWNFPILMAIWKLAPALAAGNTVVLKPAESTPISILVLMELIGDILPPGVVNIVNGFGAELGRALVTNKKVSKAAFTGSTPTGRLVMQYATENIIPVTLELGGKSPNIFMKSVGDADDDFFDKAIEGAVMFALNQGEICTCPSRLLVHEDIYEKFIARVIERTAAIKMGNPLDRTTMMGAQTSLVQKEKILSYIKLGKEEGAEVLTGGEENHMEGDFAGGYYIKPTLFKGNNKMRIFQEEIFGPVLAVTTFKTTEEAIAIANDSMYGLGAGVWTRDAHEIYQVPRAIQSGRVWINQYHSYPAGAPFGGYKQSGIGRENHKMMLGHYRQIKNMLISYDKKKLGFF, from the coding sequence ATGAATAACGTAGTTAAAAGACCTGAATTTAAGGCAAAATATGACAATTATATAGGAGGGAATTTCGTTGCACCAATCGGCGGACAATATTTTGATGTTGTTTCTCCAATCGATGGAAAAGTATTCACAAGGGCGGCACATTCAACTAAAGTGGATATTGATTTAGCTGTTGATAAAGCGCATGAAGCTTTTCAAACATGGGGAAAAACATCTGTTACAGAACGAAGTAATTTATTGAATAAAATTGCTCAGGTAATGGAAGATAATCTAGAATATCTTGCTACCGTTGAAACTATTGATAACGGAAAGGCGATTCGAGAGACTTTAGCAGCCGATATGCCTTTGGCAATTGACCATTTTAGATATTTTGCAGGAGTAATTCGCGCTGAGGAAAGTTCGATTGCTGAGCTGGATTCGCAAACTGTTTCTATTGCTTTAAGTGAACCATTGGGTGTAATTGCCCAAATTATTCCTTGGAATTTTCCAATTTTAATGGCGATTTGGAAATTAGCACCAGCATTAGCAGCAGGAAATACAGTTGTCCTAAAACCAGCGGAAAGCACGCCAATCTCTATTTTGGTATTGATGGAATTAATAGGCGATATTCTTCCTCCGGGAGTTGTAAATATTGTCAATGGTTTTGGTGCGGAGCTGGGAAGAGCTTTGGTTACCAACAAAAAAGTGTCAAAAGCTGCCTTTACAGGTTCTACGCCAACCGGTCGTTTAGTGATGCAATATGCCACAGAAAATATTATTCCCGTAACACTAGAATTAGGGGGAAAATCTCCAAATATTTTCATGAAATCCGTTGGTGATGCTGATGATGATTTCTTTGACAAAGCGATTGAAGGCGCCGTAATGTTTGCCTTAAATCAAGGAGAAATTTGTACGTGTCCTTCTCGATTATTAGTCCATGAAGACATCTACGAAAAATTTATTGCTCGAGTAATCGAAAGAACTGCGGCAATCAAAATGGGTAATCCATTGGACAGAACCACGATGATGGGAGCACAGACTTCATTGGTGCAAAAAGAAAAAATCCTTAGTTATATTAAATTAGGAAAAGAAGAAGGTGCCGAAGTATTAACTGGCGGTGAAGAAAACCATATGGAAGGGGATTTTGCGGGTGGTTATTATATCAAACCAACGCTTTTCAAAGGGAATAATAAAATGCGTATTTTTCAGGAAGAAATCTTCGGACCTGTTTTAGCTGTTACCACTTTTAAAACAACGGAAGAAGCTATTGCTATTGCAAATGATTCGATGTACGGTTTGGGAGCAGGAGTTTGGACGCGTGATGCACACGAAATTTATCAGGTTCCAAGAGCCATTCAATCTGGTCGTGTGTGGATTAATCAATACCATTCTTATCCTGCAGGAGCTCCTTTTGGAGGGTACAAACAATCAGGGATTGGTCGTGAAAACCATAAAATGATGCTGGGACATTATCGTCAGATAAAAAATATGCTGATTTCTTATGATAAAAAGAAATTGGGTTTCTTTTAG
- a CDS encoding DUF779 domain-containing protein, with amino-acid sequence MTKRLDATEKAIELIKILQEKHGDLMFYQAGGCCEGTQPQCFEKGGFYQRFGDVCIGSIEDTEFWVDKDLFEYWKHAHFTLDVIDAFGVGGFSLETPLKKTFRIEYRIFTPEEEQSLEPLKYIE; translated from the coding sequence ATGACAAAAAGACTCGATGCCACAGAAAAAGCAATAGAATTAATCAAAATATTACAGGAAAAACATGGTGATTTGATGTTTTATCAGGCCGGAGGATGTTGTGAAGGAACACAGCCCCAATGTTTTGAAAAAGGCGGATTTTACCAGCGATTTGGAGATGTATGCATTGGAAGTATTGAAGATACTGAATTCTGGGTAGATAAGGATCTATTCGAATATTGGAAACATGCTCATTTTACTTTGGATGTAATTGATGCCTTTGGAGTAGGAGGTTTTTCTTTGGAAACACCACTGAAAAAAACATTCCGAATTGAATACCGGATTTTTACTCCCGAAGAAGAACAATCGCTTGAGCCTTTAAAATATATTGAATAA